One part of the Lepeophtheirus salmonis chromosome 14, UVic_Lsal_1.4, whole genome shotgun sequence genome encodes these proteins:
- the LOC121129584 gene encoding uncharacterized protein — MFFKLASTLCLAFAVAQGAPSAPSSYGAPPPSYGAPPPPPPPQPAYGAPTAPQPTYAAAGQAEPAAPEPTPPYAFNYAVLDAESGNDFSAEEQAEGGIVSGEYKVKLADGKIMTVSYTVEGDSGFVADIVTELPEASTGDGAGSGYGAPAPLAQYLPSYAK, encoded by the coding sequence atgtttttcaagcTTGCTTCTACTCTTTGTCTTGCCTTTGCCGTTGCTCAAGGAGCTCCATCTGCTCCTTCCTCATATGGAGCACCCCCACCATCCTACGGAGCACCACCACCACCTCCTCCACCTCAACCTGCTTATGGAGCACCAACTGCTCCTCAACCAACCTATGCTGCTGCTGGACAAGCTGAACCTGCTGCCCCTGAACCAACTCCTCCTTATGCTTTCAACTACGCTGTTCTTGATGCTGAATCCGGAAATGACTTCAGTGCTGAGGAACAAGCTGAAGGTGGAATCGTCTCTGGTGAATACAAGGTCAAGCTTGCTGATGGAAAAATCATGACTGTGTCTTATACCGTTGAAGGAGACAGTGGATTCGTTGCTGATATTGTCACTGAACTTCCTGAAGCCTCTACTGGTGATGGTGCTGGATCGGGTTATGGTGCTCCCGCTCCTTTGGCCCAATATCTTCCCTCTTATGCCAAATAA